Below is a genomic region from Streptomyces sp. RPA4-2.
GGTGGATGGCGATTCGCCCGAGGGGGTTGCGTAGAAATTTCTGGTCTGTATAGTCCTTTACATGTGGTGTCTGGGGTGGCGGAGAGATCTCCGGACTCGGCTCCGGCGGAGTCACCCCCCGCAATGCACGGCACCAAGCGCAACCGATGCCACCGGCCAGGTTGCAGCCAACGCAGGTAGGGCCTGCGACGGAACTCCGAACCACTTCGAGCCCGACCTGGGCGCAACGACGACTACACACACCCCGACCGGAGGTCGACTCGCCGTGTCACGACTGAACGTTCCCCCTCCAGAGGATGTGCCTACCGGCGCACAGCAGATACTCGACAACGTTGGTGCGCAGCTGGGCTTCGTCCCGAACATGTTCAAGACCCTCGCGTCGAACCCGACCGTTCTTGAGGTCGTCACGACTCTGCAAGGCACCCTGAGCCGGGTTCTCGACGCCAGGACGCGGCACAGCATCGCGCTGGCTGTGTCGCAAGCAAACGGCTGCAGTTACTGCGTGGCGATGCACACCCACGTCGCGACCAGATTCGGCGGCATGTCGGGCGACGACATCGAACTCGGCCGCGTCGGGAGCTCAATCGATCCCCAACGCGCCGCGGCCGCCCGCTTCGCGCAGCGGGTGGTCGAGAGCCGCGGACAGGTCAGCGACGCCGAGCTCGCAGGAGTGCGGGGCGCCGGGTACACCGACCCGCAGATCCTGGCGATCATCGCGGTGGCGGTGCAGTTCCTGCTCACCAACTTCATCAACAATGTCAACCAGACCGACCTCGACATCCCCGCTGCCGACTCGGTCGCTACGACCGTGCCCCAGTGAACCCGCACCCGGTTCCGCCGACGCCCGGCACGGCACGCGAGAGCGTGATCGAGCATGGTCGAGTCCACGGACATCGTCCACGGAGTCAGCGCGCGTCATCTCGTCTGCTGGGGCTGGAGCGGCTTTAGGAAGCTCCGCGCCGCCGCCAACAACACCCCACCCACCGGTTGTTCTTTGGAACCTCGGCGCGGTCCAGGCACCCAGCCGACGAACCCCTCACTGAGTCAACGATCATTCAGGAAGGCTCGACATGCCGGGTTCCGAACTCTATGAGAAGTTCATGGCGCTGCACACCCGCGACGGTGGCCTCGTCATGCCGAACGCATGGGACGGCCTCTCGGCGCTGATGCTGGCCGATGCCGGCTTCGAGGCGATCGCGACATCGTCCGCCGCGATCGCCGCCACCCTCGGCCGCCTCGACGGGCGTCACGAAGTCACCCGCGAAGAGCACCTCGAGCATGCGCGGCTGCTCGGCCGCCTCACCGGGCTGCCCGTCAACGGAGACTTCGAAGACGGTTATGGCGACATGCCTGAAGACGTCGCCGCGACCGTTGAGGCCGCCGTGGAGTCCGGCCTGGCCGGTATCGGGGTGGAGGACACCTCCGGCGATCCCGATCAACCGATCCGCGACTTCGACGAAGCCGTCAGTCGCGTACGCAGCGCCGTCGACGCTGCCAAGGGGCGCATCGTCATTACCGGCCGCACCGACAACTTCATCCAGGGACGGCCCGATCTTGACGACACCATTCGGCGTCTGACGGCCTTCGCCGAGGCGGGCGCGGATGTGGTCTACGCGCCGTTCCCACCCGACCGCGAAGCACTCGTCGCGATCGTCACCGCGGTCGCCCCGACACCAGTCAACGTCCTGGTGTCTCCGTCGGACAAAGTGCTGACCGTCGCTGAACTGCAGCAGGCCGGGGTCAAGCGCATCAGCTTGGGTCCGCTGCTCTACACCCACGCGATGGGCGCACTCGAACAGGCCACGAAGGCGCTCCGCGCGGGCGACCTCGCTTCGGCGACGACAGGTATGAGCTTCGCGCGCGTCAACGAACTGCTTAGCCACGGCAAGAACTAACCCAAACAGCACGAATCGCTAACTCTTCAACCAGTGATTGCAAGACAAAGGCAGGTTGCCATGAATCTCGACAAGCTCATGAACAAGCACCTCACCAGGTACTTCGACCCCAGCAAGACCATCCCGG
It encodes:
- a CDS encoding carboxymuconolactone decarboxylase family protein, with protein sequence MSRLNVPPPEDVPTGAQQILDNVGAQLGFVPNMFKTLASNPTVLEVVTTLQGTLSRVLDARTRHSIALAVSQANGCSYCVAMHTHVATRFGGMSGDDIELGRVGSSIDPQRAAAARFAQRVVESRGQVSDAELAGVRGAGYTDPQILAIIAVAVQFLLTNFINNVNQTDLDIPAADSVATTVPQ
- a CDS encoding isocitrate lyase/phosphoenolpyruvate mutase family protein, which translates into the protein MPGSELYEKFMALHTRDGGLVMPNAWDGLSALMLADAGFEAIATSSAAIAATLGRLDGRHEVTREEHLEHARLLGRLTGLPVNGDFEDGYGDMPEDVAATVEAAVESGLAGIGVEDTSGDPDQPIRDFDEAVSRVRSAVDAAKGRIVITGRTDNFIQGRPDLDDTIRRLTAFAEAGADVVYAPFPPDREALVAIVTAVAPTPVNVLVSPSDKVLTVAELQQAGVKRISLGPLLYTHAMGALEQATKALRAGDLASATTGMSFARVNELLSHGKN